The following coding sequences are from one Vulpes vulpes isolate BD-2025 chromosome 12, VulVul3, whole genome shotgun sequence window:
- the TMEM25 gene encoding transmembrane protein 25 isoform X2 — MAPPPGPAALPRSLLLLPALLSSGWGELAPQIDGQTWAERALRENEQHAFTCRVAGGSGTPRLAWYLDGQLQEASTSRLLSVGGEAFSGGTSTFTVTAQRAQHELNCSLQDPGSGRSANASVILNVQFKPEIAQVGAKYQDTQGPGLLVVLFALVRANPPANVTWIDQDGPVTINTSDFLVLDAQNYPWLTNHTVQLQLRSLAHNLSVVATNDVGVTSASLPAPGLLATRVEVPLLGIIMAGGLALGALVGFSTLVACLVCRKEKKTKGPSRRPSLISSDSNNLKLNNVRLPRENMSLPSNLQLNDLTPDSRGKPADRQTAQNNSRPELLDPEPGGLLTSRGFIRLPMLGYIYRVSSVSSDEIWL, encoded by the exons ATGGCGCCGCCCCCAGGCCCGGCTGCCCTCCCGCGCTCGCTGCTGCTCCTTCCAGCCCTTCTGAGCTCag GTTGGGGGGAATTGGCACCGCAAATTGATGGGCAGACCTGGGCCGAGCGGGCTCTCCGGGAGAATGAGCAGCACGCCTTCACCTGCCGCGTGGCAGGGGGTTCTGGAACCCCGCGATTGGCCTGGTACCTGGACGGACAGCTGCAGGAGGCCAGCACCTCGAGACTGCTGAGCGTTGGCGGGGAGGCCTTCTCTGGAGGCACCAGCACCTTCACTGTTACTGCCCAGAGGGCCCAGCATGAGCTTAACTGCTCCTTGCAGGACCCCGGCAGTGGCCGGTCAGCCAACGCTTCTGTCATCCTCAATGTGCAAT TTAAACCAGAGATTGCCCAGGTCGGGGCCAAGTACCAGGATACTCAGGGCCCAGGCCTCCTGGTTGTCCTTTTTGCCCTGGTACGTGCCAACCCACCTGCCAATGTGACCTGGATCGACCAGGATGGGCCGGTGACCATCAACACTTCCGACTTCCTGGTGTTGGATGCCCAGAACTACCCTTGGCTCACCAACCACACCGTGCAGCTGCAGCTCCGCAGCCTGGCACACAACCTCTCCGTGGTGGCCACCAACGACGTGGGTGTCACCAGCGCCTCGCTTCCCGCCCCGG GGCTTCTGGCCACCCGAGTGGAAGTGCCACTGCTGGGCATCATTATGGCCGGAGGGCTTGCCCTGGGCGCCCTGGTGGGGTTCAGCACACTGGTGGCCTGCCTGGTCtgcaggaaagagaagaagacCAAAG GCCCTTCCCGGCGCCCGTCTCTGATCTCTAG TGACTCCAACAACCTGAAACTCAACAACGTGCGCCTGCCCCGGGAGAACATGTCCCTCCCGTCCAACCTCCAGCTCAACGACCTCACTCCGGATTCCAGAG GGAAACCAGCTGACCGGCAGACGGCTCAGAATAACAGCCGGCCAGAGCTGCTGGACCCGGAGCCCGGTGGCCTCCTCACCAGCCGAG GTTTCATCCGGCTCCCGATGCTGGGCTATATCTATCGAGTGTCCAGTGTGAGCAGTGATGAGATCTGGCTCTGA
- the TMEM25 gene encoding transmembrane protein 25 isoform X1 — MAPPPGPAALPRSLLLLPALLSSGWGELAPQIDGQTWAERALRENEQHAFTCRVAGGSGTPRLAWYLDGQLQEASTSRLLSVGGEAFSGGTSTFTVTAQRAQHELNCSLQDPGSGRSANASVILNVQFKPEIAQVGAKYQDTQGPGLLVVLFALVRANPPANVTWIDQDGPVTINTSDFLVLDAQNYPWLTNHTVQLQLRSLAHNLSVVATNDVGVTSASLPAPGLLATRVEVPLLGIIMAGGLALGALVGFSTLVACLVCRKEKKTKGPSRRPSLISSDSNNLKLNNVRLPRENMSLPSNLQLNDLTPDSRAGKPADRQTAQNNSRPELLDPEPGGLLTSRGFIRLPMLGYIYRVSSVSSDEIWL, encoded by the exons ATGGCGCCGCCCCCAGGCCCGGCTGCCCTCCCGCGCTCGCTGCTGCTCCTTCCAGCCCTTCTGAGCTCag GTTGGGGGGAATTGGCACCGCAAATTGATGGGCAGACCTGGGCCGAGCGGGCTCTCCGGGAGAATGAGCAGCACGCCTTCACCTGCCGCGTGGCAGGGGGTTCTGGAACCCCGCGATTGGCCTGGTACCTGGACGGACAGCTGCAGGAGGCCAGCACCTCGAGACTGCTGAGCGTTGGCGGGGAGGCCTTCTCTGGAGGCACCAGCACCTTCACTGTTACTGCCCAGAGGGCCCAGCATGAGCTTAACTGCTCCTTGCAGGACCCCGGCAGTGGCCGGTCAGCCAACGCTTCTGTCATCCTCAATGTGCAAT TTAAACCAGAGATTGCCCAGGTCGGGGCCAAGTACCAGGATACTCAGGGCCCAGGCCTCCTGGTTGTCCTTTTTGCCCTGGTACGTGCCAACCCACCTGCCAATGTGACCTGGATCGACCAGGATGGGCCGGTGACCATCAACACTTCCGACTTCCTGGTGTTGGATGCCCAGAACTACCCTTGGCTCACCAACCACACCGTGCAGCTGCAGCTCCGCAGCCTGGCACACAACCTCTCCGTGGTGGCCACCAACGACGTGGGTGTCACCAGCGCCTCGCTTCCCGCCCCGG GGCTTCTGGCCACCCGAGTGGAAGTGCCACTGCTGGGCATCATTATGGCCGGAGGGCTTGCCCTGGGCGCCCTGGTGGGGTTCAGCACACTGGTGGCCTGCCTGGTCtgcaggaaagagaagaagacCAAAG GCCCTTCCCGGCGCCCGTCTCTGATCTCTAG TGACTCCAACAACCTGAAACTCAACAACGTGCGCCTGCCCCGGGAGAACATGTCCCTCCCGTCCAACCTCCAGCTCAACGACCTCACTCCGGATTCCAGAG CAGGGAAACCAGCTGACCGGCAGACGGCTCAGAATAACAGCCGGCCAGAGCTGCTGGACCCGGAGCCCGGTGGCCTCCTCACCAGCCGAG GTTTCATCCGGCTCCCGATGCTGGGCTATATCTATCGAGTGTCCAGTGTGAGCAGTGATGAGATCTGGCTCTGA
- the TMEM25 gene encoding transmembrane protein 25 isoform X3, whose product MAPPPGPAALPRSLLLLPALLSSGWGELAPQIDGQTWAERALRENEQHAFTCRVAGGSGTPRLAWYLDGQLQEASTSRLLSVGGEAFSGGTSTFTVTAQRAQHELNCSLQDPGSGRSANASVILNVQWLLATRVEVPLLGIIMAGGLALGALVGFSTLVACLVCRKEKKTKGPSRRPSLISSDSNNLKLNNVRLPRENMSLPSNLQLNDLTPDSRAGKPADRQTAQNNSRPELLDPEPGGLLTSRGFIRLPMLGYIYRVSSVSSDEIWL is encoded by the exons ATGGCGCCGCCCCCAGGCCCGGCTGCCCTCCCGCGCTCGCTGCTGCTCCTTCCAGCCCTTCTGAGCTCag GTTGGGGGGAATTGGCACCGCAAATTGATGGGCAGACCTGGGCCGAGCGGGCTCTCCGGGAGAATGAGCAGCACGCCTTCACCTGCCGCGTGGCAGGGGGTTCTGGAACCCCGCGATTGGCCTGGTACCTGGACGGACAGCTGCAGGAGGCCAGCACCTCGAGACTGCTGAGCGTTGGCGGGGAGGCCTTCTCTGGAGGCACCAGCACCTTCACTGTTACTGCCCAGAGGGCCCAGCATGAGCTTAACTGCTCCTTGCAGGACCCCGGCAGTGGCCGGTCAGCCAACGCTTCTGTCATCCTCAATGTGCAAT GGCTTCTGGCCACCCGAGTGGAAGTGCCACTGCTGGGCATCATTATGGCCGGAGGGCTTGCCCTGGGCGCCCTGGTGGGGTTCAGCACACTGGTGGCCTGCCTGGTCtgcaggaaagagaagaagacCAAAG GCCCTTCCCGGCGCCCGTCTCTGATCTCTAG TGACTCCAACAACCTGAAACTCAACAACGTGCGCCTGCCCCGGGAGAACATGTCCCTCCCGTCCAACCTCCAGCTCAACGACCTCACTCCGGATTCCAGAG CAGGGAAACCAGCTGACCGGCAGACGGCTCAGAATAACAGCCGGCCAGAGCTGCTGGACCCGGAGCCCGGTGGCCTCCTCACCAGCCGAG GTTTCATCCGGCTCCCGATGCTGGGCTATATCTATCGAGTGTCCAGTGTGAGCAGTGATGAGATCTGGCTCTGA
- the TTC36 gene encoding tetratricopeptide repeat protein 36: protein MGTPNDQAVLRAIFNPDTPFGDLVGLDVEEEVEKEEVDEDEVFPRAQLEQSKALELQGVMAAEAGHLSTALERFGQAIDLLPERASAYNNRAQARRLQGDVAGALEDLERAVALSGGRGRAARQGFVQRGLLARLQGRDDDARGDFERAARLGSSFARRQLVLLNPYAALCNRMLADVMQQLHGPRNGR, encoded by the exons ATGGGGACTCCAAATGACCAGGCAGTGTTGCGGGCCATCTTCAACCCCGACACCCCGTTTGGAGACCTTGTTGGGTTGGacgtggaagaggaggtggagaaggaagaAGTAGATGAAG ATGAGGTTTTTCCTCGAGCGCAGCTGGAGCAGTCCAAGGCCCTGGAGCTCCAGGGGGTGATGGCCGCGGAGGCCGGCCACCTCAGCACAGCCCTGGAGAGGTTTGGCCAAGCCATTGACCTGCTGCCCGAGAGGGCCTCCGCCTACAACAACCGGGCCCAGGCCCGCCGGCTGCAAGGAGACGTGGCAG GCGCCCTGGAGGACCTGGAGCGCGCCGTGGCGCTGAGCGGAGGCcggggccgcgccgcccgccAGGGCTTCGTGCAGCGCGGGCTCCTGGCGCGGCTGCAGGGCCGGGACGACGACGCCCGCGGGGACTTCGAGCGGGCGGCGCGTCTGGGCAGCTCGTTCGCGCGGCGCCAGCTGGTGCTGCTCAACCCCTACGCCGCGCTGTGCAACCGCATGCTGGCCGACGTGATGCAGCAGCTGCACGGGCCCCGCAACGGCCGCTGA